The Micromonospora violae DNA segment TGCAGCAGGATCAGCCGGCCGGTCGCCACCTCGTCGTCGTCGCGCAGCACGGCCGCGGAGAGCGCGAACGCGTACGGGGCCAGCCGCTGGGGGGCGCCGACCTCCTCCAGGGTGATCTCCGGCCGAGGGGCGGCCGACCGCAGCCCGGCGACCGCGCGGGCGAACGTCTCCGGGAGCGCGATCGGGGGGGCCATGTCCGCAGCCTATGCCGCCGTCCGTCGCCCGCTTCGACGGCGCGCCGACGCTCATGAAGGGCGCCGGGCGTCCGGAACGGTGCCCTTCCTCTCACCCCCACCCGGTTGGGGGCGGCCGGCGTGGCACGATTGCGGCGATGACCACGGACACCACGGGCACTGTCGCCCGAGACGGAGATTCCCGCCCCGGCGGACCAGCCGACTCGCCCTTCATCCGGGCGTGTCAACGTCGGCCCGTCCCGCACACCCCGGTCTGGTTCATGCGCCAGGCCGGCCGCTCGCTCCCGGAGTACCGGGAGATCCGGGCGAGCGTGCCGATGCTGGAGTCCTGCCGCCGACCCGAACTGGTCACCGAGATCACCCTCCAGCCGGTGCGCCGGCACGGCGTGGACGCGGCCATCCTGTTCAGCGACATCGTGGTGCCCGTCGCCGCCGCCGGGATCGACCTGGACATCGTGCCGGGCACCGGTCCGGTGGTCGCCGAGCCGATCCGCACCGCCGCCGACGTGCAGCGGATCCGCCCGATCACCCGCGACGACGTCTGGTACGTGGACGAGGCCGTCCGGCAGTTGGTGGTCGAGCTGGGCGACACCCCGCTGATCGGGTTCGCCGGAGCGCCGTTCACGCTGGCCAGCTACCTGGTCGAGGGCGGGCCGTCGCGCACCCACGCGAAGACGAAGGCCCTGATGTACGGCGACCCGGAGCTGTGGCACGCGCTCTGTGCCCGGCTGGCCGAGGTGACGCTGGCCTTCCTGCGGGTGCAGATCGCGGCCGGGGTGTCCGCCGTGCAGCTCTTCGACTCGTGGGCCGGCGCGCTCTCCGAGGCCGACTACCGCCGTTTCGTGTTGCCGCACTCGACCGCCGTGCTGAGCGGCCTGGCCAACGCCGGGGTGCCCCGGATCCACTTCGGGGTGGGCACCGCCGAGCTGCTCGGCGCGATGGGCGAGGCCGGGGCGGACGTGGTCGGCGTCGACTGGCGTACGCCGCTGGACGTGGCCACCGGCCGGATCGGCGCGGACAAGGCGGTGCAGGGCAACCTGGACCCGACCGTGCTGCTCGCGCCGTGGCCGGTCGTGGAGGCTGAGGTCCGTCGCATCCTGGAGCAGGGTCGCGCCGCGCCCGGGCACGTGTTCAACCTCGGCCACGGGGTGCTGCCGGAGATCGACCCGGACGTGCTGACCCGGGTGGTCGCGCTGGTGCACGAGCTTTCCAGCCGCCGGACCGACCAGGGCTGACACGGTGATGCGGCAACCCTGGCGGGTGGCGGTGGTCGGCGGCGGGATCGCCGGGCTGGCCGCCGCGGTCCGCCTGCGGGAGCGCGCACCGACCGGCAC contains these protein-coding regions:
- the hemE gene encoding uroporphyrinogen decarboxylase; translated protein: MTTDTTGTVARDGDSRPGGPADSPFIRACQRRPVPHTPVWFMRQAGRSLPEYREIRASVPMLESCRRPELVTEITLQPVRRHGVDAAILFSDIVVPVAAAGIDLDIVPGTGPVVAEPIRTAADVQRIRPITRDDVWYVDEAVRQLVVELGDTPLIGFAGAPFTLASYLVEGGPSRTHAKTKALMYGDPELWHALCARLAEVTLAFLRVQIAAGVSAVQLFDSWAGALSEADYRRFVLPHSTAVLSGLANAGVPRIHFGVGTAELLGAMGEAGADVVGVDWRTPLDVATGRIGADKAVQGNLDPTVLLAPWPVVEAEVRRILEQGRAAPGHVFNLGHGVLPEIDPDVLTRVVALVHELSSRRTDQG